The following proteins are co-located in the Cydia pomonella isolate Wapato2018A chromosome 19, ilCydPomo1, whole genome shotgun sequence genome:
- the LOC133528607 gene encoding LOW QUALITY PROTEIN: uncharacterized protein LOC133528607 (The sequence of the model RefSeq protein was modified relative to this genomic sequence to represent the inferred CDS: deleted 1 base in 1 codon) has protein sequence MRRTYCAVFFIKCILINFCLGELSIEKKEQVLNGFINSLNNLPDQLYTYEEGVLLEAEKTNDNTYKVCARLKVSDIHNVDSVKILRCRGELVQNEDNVLVVQQGHDCAEEQDTGTRQDVELGVSGEDPTTESSGYDGPVKLYNEVQQPNAEVTSGEQFVAIPRASPSVPCIGCASHVDTTAAGVPELANLGIRHLDLHDPAKHVLRSVVDVERQVQVVNGVRYILTLLVDYDNCTAPDAAPCLVSIPCKISILEKPWKKLPDGSKYRAILANNCTAEWLFGDEGEVLPVLENNENNEIHPDPNADPDALKVIHNLDVQARPNQENANADDVLKNIEDQIIPLSEFEASGHRIEATTTEKITLPQETAEQIHADEIQRNYNENAAIGQQSQTSETNSLLSVDKKKAIDDLMQYFDLNSFQKPEVTSDHHRERRSYDDDSKDSMLANNLQNLNATNIAFITKLARKMVAYLNKVDMVIQNRVLADVLLAENEFVNSQHYFYLRASVTIPCNKSQCNDNENVKEICSGSVEATEENTPRILNAFCYEAENHFNKEKKISVDDPILVDLVKPAIEKIESESPKDNAIKLIKILDATTKKISGTLTRITLSLKYTNCKKSQDFYNRMNCSIIEDMGSNICQVDIHEIHDDMQINYVCTKRSAREDFSDSEQVDWKTGNVDPKIRNIVQEALKNLEHKTVAIRKLKVVDVKSVSTKLVDGLLTKVAFSVGYTNCLKHKNVDVNTCELLQNTPIHECVAQVWDRPWLADSRQINVKCEKDSDRHLDIENNEITVFRKKRSHFVGGENEKNPNDPLYKKLADESIKQHLASNNGLQVSVKELKVKRVVTQVVAGTLTKIDFDVIAADGEIFSCHSKVWERPWLNKKEINVTCDFNKQKNRAKRSLSGGITEANPEDPKYRKLAQESLDKYRATLVGGQLNVKELKVTKVVTQVVSGIKTSIDFTIFPTNGDEITCHSEIWERAWLNKKEIDVKCGLKGREKREIFHDNLKQYKQGSPIELDAREPQFKLLAVESLQKYVEMINSTVHHEVVEVKKVISKVVAGKLYEIDFTAVPTTCSMYEAKPGNCIALNDTLLSCHAQVWARPWLKSNEIDVICKVDDTKVEEEEDDDHEKKRTLHPWQEKNGKELNILAQEVLQTYEKQSNSMYKHKIRNIGKSFEQISDGILTTIEFYASPTQCLTVDETNVDDCQIKQPEVVKLCSSIVRERTWIYFKDIKVSCKNVKATNLVSLSWDEEIPSAGVKYAGRHKRDVIGDDDDNYMDDEMKYYYANRAMQHLNQRSDSHNLQKMITIHSLDVSNQMGARMIRMYIETALTFCVRHQLGRVDLAQCDEMEGLAHKLCHVRLWPSLNDELIIRHVVVVCDDDSDFSSVTGFETSKLIAASLRKLEESPKVKFKLVHQGEPYVMPTLSSRFPIKLNFVVLRTNCTKDIDVFKHRQMCFVDSTTPATSCESKIYLSPNSKDIKDITAWCSPTRRERRDVSFGPAKSNSEDAIIAELVEASLEKLETSSLHRYKQRALKINSYSTKITRGRETTIDFDVGYSSCLKYESIKNISNCEFLEHLPIRHCISRVFERLWVENGKNIEVVCEDDETPLESQMEFENADTANQIANEALKHIEAKYPNAKRLQVVRIFSLQKQTIAGIHYRLKMEVGVTDCPALSLKTDCKLVDGFENNKFCRVNVWIRPWTDHPPNFRVICDYQESETAEVYHRMQAEHLFANFLATYRPDYMDDYKEMSRRFKIFRANVRKVHELNIHERGTATYAITQFSDLTTEEFSNKYLGLKTSLKSDNNIPMIKAEIPKIDLPQSFDWRDHGAVTEVKDQGQCGSCWAFSVTGNVEGQWKLTSGKLLYLSEQELVDCDKMDQGCNGGLMDNAYRAIEELGGLELENDYPYEATDDKCVFNKTLSRVQISGAVNISSNETEMAQWLVANGPISIGINANAMQFYVGGVSHPWKALCSPKNLDHGVLIVGFGIKEYPLFHKHLPYWIVKNSWGKWWGEQGYYRVYRGDGTCGLNMMASSAVI, from the exons ATGCGTCGCACTTACtgtgcagttttttttattaagtgcattttaattaacttttgctTAGGTGAGCTAAGCATTGAGAAAAAAGAACAAGTGTTGAATGGCTTCATAAATTCGTTGAATAATCTACCCGATCAGCTTTATACTTATGAAGAAGGAGTGCTCTTAGAAGCCGAGAAGACG AATGATAACACATATAAGGTCTGTGCACGGCTCAAAGTCAGTGACATCCACAATGTGGATTCCGTCAAGATATTGCGTTGCAGAGGTGAACTAGTACAGAATGAGGATAATGTACTGGTCGTACAACAAGGGCACGATTGTGCAGAGGAGCAAGATACTGGCACTAGGCAAGATGTCGAGTTGGGAGTTAGTGGTGAAGACCCTACAACAGAATCTTCTGGTTATGATGGGCCTGTGAAGCTATATAATGAAGTACAACAGCCCAATGCTGAG GTGACATCAGGCGAGCAGTTCGTCGCGATCCCTCGAGCGAGCCCCAGCGTCCCATGCATCGGCTGCGCGTCCCATGTAGACACCACCGCAGCCGGCGTGCCTGAACTGGCCAACCTTGGCATCCGACATTTAGACCTCCACGACCCGGCCAAGCATGTGCTCAGATCTGTTGTTGATGTAGAGAGACAGGTTCAG GTAGTAAATGGTGTCCGCTACATACTCACCCTGCTTGTCGATTACGACAATTGCACGGCGCCTGACGCCGCGCCTTGCCTAGTGAGTATTCCATGCAAAATTTCCATCCTCGAA AAACCATGGAAAAAGTTACCAGACGGCTCAAAGTACCGAGCTATACTAGCCAACAACTGCACTGCTGAATGGTTATTTGGTGACGAAGGCGAGGTGCTACCCGTtcttgaaaataatgaaaacaatgaAATTCACCCAGACCCCAATGCCGATCCTGATGCTTTGAAAGTTATTCATAATTTAGATGTGCAAGCGCGTCCTAATCAAGAAAATGCTAATGCTGATGATGTTTTGAAAAATATAGAAGACCAAATTATTCCGCTCAGTGAATTTGAAGCATCTGGACACCGCATTGAAGCAACTACAACAGAAAAAATAACGCTACCACAAGAAACTGCCGAGCAGATTCACGCAGACGAAATACAAagaaattataatgaaaatgcGGCCATCGGACAGCAGTCCCAAACGAGTGAAACTAACTCTTTATTAAGCGTAGACAAGAAGAAAGCGATTGATGATCTaatgcaatattttgatttaaatagcTTCCAAAAACCGGAAGTTACTAGTGATCATCACAGAGAAAGAAGAAGTTACGATGATGATTCAAAAGATTCAATGCTTGCGAATAATCTTCAGAATTTAAATGCCACAAATATCGCATTCATTACAAAATTGGCCCGAAAAATGGTTGCTTACTTAAATAAAGTAGATATGGTTATACAAAACAGAGTTTTGGCAGATGTATTACTCGCGGAAAACGAATTTGTGAATAGCCAGCATTACTTCTACTTACGAGCGTCAGTAACCATTCCCTGCAACAAATCTCAATGTAACGATAATGAGAACGTAAAAGAAATTTGCAGCGGTTCTGTAGAAGCTACCGAAGAAAACACTCCTAGGATACTAAATGCATTCTGTTATGAAGCAGAAAATCAttttaacaaagaaaaaaaaatttcggtGGACGATCCTATACTTGTCGATCTAGTTAAACCTGCTATAGAAAAAATCGAATCAGAATCTCCTAAAGATAATGcgattaagttaataaaaattcTAGATGCAACTACAAAAAAGATCTCTGGGACATTAACAAGGATCACCTTGTCCCTTAAATATACAAATTGTAAGAAATCGCAGGATTTTTACAATCGAATGAACTGCAGTATAATTGAAGACATGGGCTCTAATATCTGTCAAGTGGATATACACGAAATACATGATGATATGCAAATTAATTACGTGTGCACTAAAAGAAGCGCACGCGAAGATTTCTCGGATTCAGAGCAAGTTGATTGGAAAACTGGAAACGTTGATCCGAAAATTCGTAACATTGTACAAGAAGCTTTAAAGAACCTTGAACATAAAACAGTTGCAATTCGAAAACTAAAAGTAGTTGACGTAAAATCAGTTTCGACTAAACTTGTTGACGGTCTGTTAACTAAAGTCGCCTTTTCCGTCGGATATACAAATTGTCTTAAGCATAAGAATGTAGATGTTAATACCTGTGAATTACTGCAAAATACACCAATTCACGAGTGCGTAGCGCAAGTATGGGATAGACCATGGCTAGCAGATAGTAGGCAAATAAATGTTAAGTGTGAAAAGGATTCTGACAGACATTTAGATATTGAAAACAATGAGATCACCGTGTTTAGAAAAAAACGATCTCACTTTGTTGGAGGTGAAAATGAGAAAAACCCTAATGATCCTCTCTACAAAAAATTAGCAGATGAATCTATAAAACAACACTTAGCATCCAATAACGGTCTTCAAGTCAGTGTAAAAGAGCTAAAAGTAAAGCGAGTAGTCACTCAAGTAGTTGCAGGAACTCTAACTAAAATTGATTTCGATGTAATCGCTGCCGATGGCGAAATATTCAGCTGCCATTCTAAGGTTTGGGAACGGCCTTGGcttaataagaaagaaattaaCGTGACTTGTGATTTTAATAAACAGAAAAATAGAGCTAAAAGAAGTTTATCTGGCGGCATAACAGAAGCAAATCCTGAAGACCCAAAATACAGAAAATTAGCTCAAGAATCTTTAGACAAGTATCGTGCGACTCTTGTTGGTGGCCAACTTAATGTCAAAGAACTGAAAGTAACCAAAGTTGTAACACAGGTAGTTTCTGGCATAAAAACATCTATTGACTTCACTATATTCCCTACCAACGGTGATGAAATAACGTGCCATTCTGAGATTTGGGAACGGGCGTGGCTTAACAAGAAGGAAATAGATGTAAAATGTGGATTGAAGGGCCGAGAAAAGCGTGAAATATTTCACGACAACCTGAAGCAATATAAACAAGGATCTCCAATTGAACTGGATGCAAGAGAGCCACAGTTCAAATTATTAGCGGTCGAGTCTTTACAAAAGTATGTAGAGATGATAAACAGCACAGTACATCATGAAGTTGTCGAAGTAAAGAAGGTGATTTCCAAG GTAGTTGCAGGGAAACTCTACGAAATAGATTTCACCGCAGTTCCTACTACATGTTCAATGTATGAGGCTAAACCAGGAAATTGTATCGCTCTTAACGACACTCTTTTGTCTTGTCATGCACAAGTCTGGGCTCGCCCTTGGTTGAAATCAAACGAGATTGATGTCATCTGTAAAGTCGATGATACTaaagttgaagaagaagaagacgatGATCATGAAAAGAAGCGCACATTACACCCATGGCAAGAAAAAAATGGTAAAGAACTAAACATTCTTGCTCAAGAGGTATTGCAAACGTATGAAAAACAGTCTAACTCAatgtataaacataaaataagaaatattggGAAATCCTTTGAGCAAATTAGTGATGGTATTTTGACCACTATTGAATTTTATGCGTCACCCACGCAATGTTTAACTGTTGATGAAACTAACGTGGATGACTGCCAGATAAAGCAACCCGAAGTTGTAAAATTGTGCAGTTCGATTGTACGGGAGCGCACATGGATATACTTTAAAGATATAAAGGTGTCGTGTAAAAATGTAAAAGCTACTAATTTAGTCTCACTAAGTTGGGACGAAGAAATACCAAGCGCGGGAGTCAAATACGCCGGCAGACATAAAAGAGACGTAATTGGAGATGATGACGATAATTACATGGatgatgaaatgaaatattattatgcCAATCGTGCTATGCAACATCTTAACCAACGCAGTGACAGTCATAACTTACAGAAAATGATTACCATTCATTCTCTTGATGTCTCCAATCAGATGGGTGCACGAATGATACGTATGTACATCGAAACGGCTTTGACATTCTGTGTTCGTCATCAACTAGGGCGTGTCGATCTCGCCCAGTGTGATGAAATGGAAGGTCTGGCGCACAAATTGTGTCACGTCAGGCTATGGCCCTCTCTCAATGATGAATTGATTATTCGGCATGTGGTTGTAGTTTGCGACGATGATAGTGACTTTTCTTCGGTGACTGGATTCGAGACATCTAAATTGATAGCGGCCTCGTTGCGAAAGCTGGAAGAATCACCTAAAGTAAAATTCAAATTAGTCCATCAAGGAGAGCCATACGTAATGCCTACACTCAGCTCGAGATTCCctattaaattgaattttgttGTTCTAAGGACTAATTGCACTAAAGATATAGATGTGTTTAAACATCGACAAATGTGCTTTGTAGATTCTACTACACCAGCTACGTCGTGCGAATCTAAGATATATCTTTCTCCCAATAGCAAGGACATCAAAGATATTACAGCTTGGTGCTCTCCAACTCGCAGGGAACGAAGAGATGTCAGCTTTGGCCCAGCTAAATCGAATAGCGAGGATGCTATCATTGCTGAACTAGTTGAAGCATCACTGGAAAAACTTGAAACATCGTCGCTGCACAGATATAAACAAAGGGCATTGAAAATCAATAGTTACTCAACTAAAATCACAAGAGGACGAGAGACCACAATAGATTTTGACGTCGGATATTCATCTTGCTTAAAATATGAGTCCATCAAGAATATAAGTAATTGTGAATTCCTCGAGCACCTTCCAATAAGGCATTGCATATCCCGTGTCTTCGAAAGGCTGTGGGTGGAAAACGGTAAAAATATTGAAGTAGTTTGCGAAGATGATGAGACCCCGTTAGAATCTCAAATGGAATTCGAAAACGCTGATACAGCTAATCAAATTGCAAACGAAGCTTTAAAACACATAGAAGCTAAATATCCTAATGCAAAGAGGCTTCAAGTTGTTAGGATATTTTCTCTACAGAAGCAAACTATAGCTGGGATTCACTACAGGTTAAAAATGGAAGTTGGCGTTACAGATTGTCCCGCGTTAAGTCTTAAGACAGACTGCAAGTTAGTTGATGGATTCGAAAATAACAAGTTCTGTCGTGTCAACGTGTGGATTAGGCCTTGGACGGATCACCCTCCAAATTTCCGCGTTATTTGCGATTATCAAGAAAGCGAGACCGCTGAAGTGTACCATAGAATGCAAGCTGAACACCTTTTCGCCAACTTCCTCGCAACATATAGGCCAGATTACATGGACGATTACAAAGAAATGTCGAGGAGGTTCAAGATATTCAGAGCTAACGTTAGAAAGGTTCACGAGTTGAACATTCACGAAAGAGGAACGGCGACGTACGCAATCACCCAGTTCTCCGACTTGACTACTGAGGAGTTTAGCAACAAGTATCTGGGGTTGAAAACGAGCTTGAAGAGTGACAATAACATCCCCATGATTAAGGCGGAAATTCCGAAGATAGATTTGCCACAGTCCTTCGACTGGCGCGATCACGGCGCCGTCACGGAGGTCAAGGACCAGGGACAATGCGGTAGCTGCTGGGCTTTCAGTGTTACAG GAAACGTGGAAGGTCAATGGAAGCTAACCTCGGGCAAGTTGTTATACCTGTCGGAGCAGGAGCTGGTGGACTGTGACAAGATGGACCAGGGCTGCAATGGCGGCCTGATGGACAATGCTTAcag AGCTATAGAAGAGCTAGGCGGTCTGGAGTTAGAGAACGACTACCCGTATGAAGCTACTGATGATAAATGCGTGTTCAACAAGACCCTCTCCAGGGTGCAGATCAGTGGTGCCGTCAACATCTCCTCGAACGAGACGGAGATGGCGCAGTGGCTTGTCGCAAACGGACCCATTTCTATCG GTATAAACGCAAACGCGATGCAATTTTACGTCGGTGGCGTCTCGCACCCGTGGAAGGCGCTCTGCAGCCCCAAGAACCTGGATCATGGAGTGCTGATTGTTGGCTTCGGGATCAAAG